Proteins from a genomic interval of Natronorubrum tibetense GA33:
- a CDS encoding TATA-box-binding protein: MTNAVDTIEIQNVVASTGVGQELELDALGQDLDDVQYDPDHFPGLIYRLQDPKATVLLFRTGKIVCTGATSVHNVQTALQDVFDTLRSLGIEAPADREITVQNIVSNADLDRQLNLNAIAIGLGLENVEYEPEQFPGLLYRLDEPEAVVLLFTSGKLLITGVKTREAIEDSLAVIIDRLEQLGLLD, translated from the coding sequence ATGACAAACGCGGTCGATACCATCGAAATTCAGAACGTGGTTGCATCGACCGGAGTTGGACAAGAACTCGAACTCGATGCACTCGGTCAAGATTTAGACGATGTTCAGTACGACCCGGATCATTTTCCAGGACTTATCTATCGCCTCCAGGATCCGAAAGCAACGGTGCTACTCTTTCGGACCGGAAAGATAGTATGTACGGGGGCAACCAGCGTTCACAACGTACAGACCGCGCTTCAGGATGTCTTCGACACATTGCGCAGCCTTGGTATTGAGGCTCCCGCCGACCGTGAAATCACCGTCCAGAATATCGTGAGCAATGCTGATCTGGATCGACAGTTGAATTTAAACGCGATCGCTATTGGGCTTGGCCTCGAAAATGTCGAGTACGAACCCGAACAGTTCCCAGGATTACTCTATCGACTTGACGAACCTGAAGCCGTTGTGCTGCTATTCACGAGCGGAAAGCTTCTAATCACGGGCGTGAAAACGAGAGAAGCAATTGAAGACAGTCTTGCTGTTATCATAGATCGATTGGAACAATTGGGACTACTGGATTGA
- a CDS encoding macro domain-containing protein: MHFAVVQGNIAKQSAHVLVNSTSPDATMNCGVAAALQREADGPLKTDVVRTSDVSCDEVVVTDAYNLSARYVIHAVPFTSEGSVTEHSISAATRAVLSRTDEMECRSLVLPVLGCGGGGYDLSDGTRHICEAILAFDSTALADVRLIAHTADNFEAVRSAALAAKQSESLLNKA; encoded by the coding sequence ATGCACTTCGCTGTTGTCCAGGGGAATATCGCCAAGCAAAGTGCGCATGTTCTTGTTAATTCAACGAGTCCGGACGCGACGATGAATTGCGGTGTCGCCGCCGCTCTCCAGCGAGAAGCCGACGGCCCTCTCAAAACAGATGTGGTACGAACTTCGGACGTTTCCTGCGACGAGGTGGTCGTTACCGATGCGTACAACCTGAGCGCACGATACGTGATCCACGCGGTCCCGTTTACGAGCGAAGGAAGCGTTACAGAACACTCGATTTCGGCTGCAACGAGAGCGGTTCTCTCACGCACTGACGAGATGGAGTGTCGATCGCTCGTGCTACCTGTACTGGGATGTGGCGGTGGTGGATACGATCTTTCCGACGGGACACGTCATATTTGCGAAGCGATTTTGGCATTTGACTCGACGGCGCTCGCCGATGTTCGGCTTATCGCTCATACAGCAGACAATTTTGAGGCAGTCCGTAGCGCAGCTCTCGCTGCCAAGCAGTCCGAATCGCTCCTGAACAAAGCATAA
- the lrp gene encoding HTH-type transcriptional regulator Lrp: MVYEHLDSKLVNALLGDGRASLRSLAEELDVSVTTVSNHLSDLQDEGVIEGYTARVDYDAVGYDVTAVMQLKVEGHALPEITERLQEHRQMTSVYEVTGDYDIIAIGKFKDTDGMNDQIKTVLTDPDITASNTSVVLNAVSENEQFELEIEDDT; the protein is encoded by the coding sequence ATGGTCTACGAACATCTCGATTCAAAACTGGTGAACGCACTTCTCGGAGATGGCCGGGCAAGTCTTCGTAGCCTGGCCGAGGAGTTGGACGTGTCGGTAACGACGGTTTCGAATCACCTCTCCGATCTTCAGGACGAAGGCGTGATCGAAGGATACACGGCGAGGGTCGATTACGACGCGGTCGGATACGACGTGACTGCCGTCATGCAACTCAAAGTCGAAGGACACGCCTTACCGGAAATCACTGAACGGTTGCAGGAGCATCGCCAGATGACGTCGGTCTACGAGGTTACTGGCGATTACGACATCATTGCGATCGGCAAATTCAAAGACACCGACGGGATGAACGACCAGATCAAAACCGTGCTCACTGACCCGGATATTACGGCCTCAAATACGAGCGTGGTCCTGAACGCCGTCTCCGAAAATGAGCAGTTCGAGTTGGAAATCGAAGACGACACGTAG
- the hisE gene encoding phosphoribosyl-ATP diphosphatase, with product MTERILDELFAVIKERQETLPDDSYTASLFTHEKGENAVLEKLGEEMTEVILAAKDDDTDEIAAESTDLVYHLLVLFAAKEMDLDDLRDELAHRR from the coding sequence ATGACTGAGCGGATTCTCGACGAACTATTCGCCGTGATCAAAGAGCGCCAAGAGACGCTTCCAGACGATTCGTACACTGCTTCGCTCTTCACACACGAAAAGGGGGAAAACGCCGTACTGGAGAAACTCGGCGAAGAAATGACCGAAGTGATCCTGGCTGCAAAAGACGACGATACAGATGAAATCGCCGCTGAGAGTACCGATCTCGTCTATCATCTGCTCGTTCTATTCGCCGCAAAGGAGATGGATCTCGACGATCTTCGTGATGAGTTAGCCCATCGACGGTAA
- a CDS encoding MarR family transcriptional regulator encodes MSDTDTELSDLPPSAKLVYKVLEFEEELTQKQLVEETLLSPRTVRYALERLESIGVVEEDIYFPDARQSLYRVVEPSCATCE; translated from the coding sequence ATGTCGGACACAGACACAGAGCTATCAGACCTGCCCCCGAGCGCCAAACTCGTTTACAAGGTGCTCGAATTCGAGGAAGAACTGACCCAGAAGCAACTCGTCGAGGAAACACTCCTGTCTCCACGCACCGTCCGGTACGCACTAGAGCGCCTCGAATCCATCGGCGTCGTTGAAGAAGATATTTACTTTCCAGACGCCCGACAAAGTTTGTATCGAGTGGTGGAACCGAGTTGTGCTACATGCGAGTGA
- a CDS encoding mandelate racemase/muconate lactonizing enzyme family protein has translation MRVTDVETFVVDADWRNWFFVQVKTDEGITGVGEALSGEGLTAALEATTDAHKHYLIGEDPLNRKQISRKLRRYPFAWRAGKLINAVASAFDIALWDIAGKYYGEPVWKLLGGKVHDEIPVYANGWHIGERTPENYAHHAKKAVEEQGYPALKCDPFAHYEYSLTDDQIEEVAELLEAVREAVGWDVGIALDCHGRFSRRGAIEVANALEEYDIMFLEEPVELEDRDVMADVTQHVNMPVATGERIYNNETMEEIVRKQACDIVQPDLTNYGSLQELQHSAAIAKSRYMTFAPHNPNAGVSTAAGLHLCAGIENLEVLEHMSRDVEWGDEIVKHDFAVKDGVIEVPDKPGLGVEFDAEAARKYPGEPKDSHSLFDKDGALKRP, from the coding sequence ATGCGAGTTACTGATGTCGAGACCTTCGTCGTCGATGCCGACTGGCGCAACTGGTTCTTCGTCCAGGTGAAAACCGACGAGGGGATCACTGGTGTTGGCGAAGCACTCAGTGGAGAGGGATTGACGGCTGCCCTCGAAGCAACTACGGACGCCCACAAGCACTACCTCATCGGCGAAGATCCACTGAATCGAAAGCAGATCAGCCGAAAACTGCGCCGCTATCCGTTCGCGTGGCGTGCGGGCAAACTGATTAACGCGGTTGCGTCGGCGTTCGACATCGCGCTCTGGGACATTGCGGGCAAGTACTACGGTGAACCCGTCTGGAAACTGCTCGGCGGTAAAGTTCACGACGAGATCCCGGTCTACGCTAATGGCTGGCACATCGGCGAGCGGACGCCGGAAAATTACGCCCACCATGCGAAAAAGGCCGTCGAAGAACAGGGGTACCCGGCGCTGAAATGCGACCCGTTCGCTCACTACGAGTATTCGCTGACCGACGATCAGATCGAGGAGGTCGCGGAATTGCTCGAAGCGGTACGGGAAGCGGTTGGGTGGGACGTCGGGATCGCCCTCGATTGTCACGGTCGCTTCTCCCGCCGGGGCGCGATCGAAGTCGCAAACGCCCTCGAAGAGTACGACATCATGTTCCTCGAAGAACCGGTCGAACTCGAAGATCGGGACGTTATGGCGGACGTCACCCAGCACGTCAATATGCCCGTCGCAACGGGCGAACGGATCTACAACAACGAAACGATGGAGGAGATCGTCCGTAAGCAGGCTTGCGACATCGTCCAACCCGATCTGACGAACTACGGGAGCTTGCAGGAACTCCAACATTCGGCTGCGATCGCCAAATCGCGGTACATGACGTTCGCACCGCACAATCCCAACGCCGGCGTGAGTACTGCCGCTGGACTGCACCTCTGTGCAGGAATCGAGAACCTCGAAGTACTCGAACACATGAGCCGCGACGTTGAGTGGGGCGATGAGATTGTCAAACACGACTTCGCGGTCAAGGACGGCGTGATTGAAGTCCCCGACAAGCCCGGTCTCGGCGTCGAATTCGATGCGGAAGCAGCGCGAAAATACCCCGGCGAACCGAAAGACAGCCACAGTCTCTTCGACAAAGACGGGGCGCTCAAACGGCCATAG
- a CDS encoding ribonuclease J, with protein sequence MEIEIATIGGYEEVGRQMTAVRAGNDIVIFDMGLNLSKVLIHDNIQTEGMHSLDLIDMGAIPDDRVMSDLDGEVRAIVPTHGHLDHIGAISKLAHRYDAPVVATPFTLELVKGEVEDEQKFSFDNDLIEMDAGETMQIGDHGLELEFVNVTHSIVQAINPVLHTPEGAIVYGLDKRMDHTPVIGAPIDMKRFREIGREGNGVLCYIEDCTNANKQGRTPSENVAREHLRDTLYSMEDYTGGIVATTFSSHIARVKSLVEFAREIGRQPILLGRSMDHYSGTAQQVGIDFPSDVPMFGYRQAIDQTFERIMNDGKGNFLPVVTGHQGEPRAMLTRMARGETNYELDDGDKVVFSARVIPEPTNEGQRYQAEKLLGMQGARVYSDVHVSGHLCQEGHYEMLDALQPQHVIPAHQDLNGFSGYVDLASDQGYALGRDLHVTSNGNIMQLV encoded by the coding sequence ATGGAAATTGAAATCGCAACAATAGGCGGCTACGAGGAAGTCGGCCGGCAAATGACTGCCGTCCGTGCGGGCAACGACATCGTAATCTTCGACATGGGGCTGAACCTGTCGAAGGTGCTCATTCACGATAACATCCAAACGGAAGGAATGCACAGCCTCGATCTGATCGACATGGGTGCGATCCCCGACGATCGAGTGATGAGCGATCTCGATGGGGAGGTGCGGGCGATCGTACCCACGCACGGTCACCTTGACCACATCGGGGCGATCAGCAAGCTGGCTCACCGGTACGATGCTCCGGTCGTGGCTACGCCGTTCACGCTCGAACTGGTCAAAGGGGAAGTAGAGGACGAGCAAAAGTTCAGCTTCGACAACGACCTGATCGAGATGGACGCCGGCGAGACGATGCAAATCGGCGACCACGGACTCGAACTCGAATTCGTCAATGTCACCCACTCGATCGTCCAGGCGATCAACCCTGTTCTCCATACGCCCGAAGGTGCCATCGTCTACGGGCTGGACAAGCGCATGGACCACACGCCGGTCATCGGTGCACCGATCGACATGAAGCGCTTCCGTGAGATCGGACGCGAGGGCAACGGCGTCCTCTGTTACATCGAAGACTGTACGAACGCGAACAAGCAGGGACGAACGCCCTCCGAAAACGTCGCCCGAGAGCACCTTCGAGATACGCTCTACAGCATGGAGGATTACACGGGTGGGATCGTCGCCACGACCTTTTCAAGTCACATCGCTCGGGTAAAATCGCTCGTCGAATTTGCTCGGGAGATCGGCCGCCAGCCGATCTTGCTCGGTCGATCGATGGATCACTACTCGGGAACTGCCCAGCAGGTCGGGATCGACTTCCCGTCGGACGTTCCGATGTTCGGCTATCGACAGGCGATCGATCAGACGTTCGAGCGCATCATGAACGACGGGAAGGGAAACTTCCTGCCCGTCGTGACGGGCCACCAAGGCGAACCGCGGGCGATGCTCACCCGCATGGCTCGGGGAGAGACTAACTACGAACTCGACGACGGCGACAAAGTCGTCTTCTCCGCCCGCGTGATTCCGGAGCCGACCAACGAGGGCCAGCGTTACCAGGCTGAGAAACTCCTCGGCATGCAAGGTGCACGCGTCTACTCGGACGTCCACGTCTCCGGCCACCTCTGTCAGGAGGGCCACTACGAGATGCTTGATGCCCTTCAGCCACAGCACGTCATCCCGGCCCACCAGGACCTCAACGGGTTCTCCGGATACGTCGATCTTGCCTCTGATCAGGGTTACGCGCTCGGGCGAGATTTGCACGTAACCTCGAACGGAAACATCATGCAACTCGTGTAA
- a CDS encoding formate/nitrite transporter family protein, with protein sequence MVEEEEKIDLSESAVLRDRFTSEEIFERVIVDADEEISRSYRELFFSGLAAGFAITLTVLLYASMTHAAGGIPLIGALLYPIGFVYIILGNYQLYTENTLPPVALVIERMASVPAMLGMWGIVLLGNVLGGALGATALAYGGVFSPEVSETAIEIGMTGIETEWIALFFKAAFAGLIVAGIVWLDFGVRNSTARFLLVYMAFLAIPLGNLFHVVVASTEVVYLVLLGQVGLLHGAYNFALPVLLGNTFGGVLLVTLVNYFQTPSYIQEDPSRRLTPKQWLFTWNTGRDKEELEQMASD encoded by the coding sequence ATGGTTGAAGAAGAAGAGAAAATAGATCTATCTGAAAGTGCCGTTCTTCGAGACCGGTTTACTTCTGAAGAGATTTTTGAACGAGTTATAGTTGATGCAGATGAGGAGATTTCTCGAAGCTACCGTGAACTCTTTTTCAGCGGCCTGGCTGCGGGCTTTGCGATTACATTGACAGTCTTACTGTATGCTTCAATGACACACGCAGCGGGTGGGATTCCACTGATTGGCGCGCTATTATACCCAATTGGTTTCGTATATATAATATTGGGAAATTATCAACTATACACTGAAAATACGTTACCACCTGTAGCGCTTGTCATCGAACGGATGGCGAGTGTGCCAGCTATGCTCGGAATGTGGGGTATTGTATTATTGGGGAACGTCCTCGGGGGCGCGTTAGGTGCAACTGCATTGGCATATGGCGGTGTGTTCTCTCCCGAGGTGTCAGAAACAGCTATAGAGATTGGCATGACTGGGATAGAGACAGAGTGGATAGCGTTGTTTTTCAAGGCTGCATTTGCAGGGCTGATCGTAGCGGGAATCGTCTGGCTTGATTTCGGCGTCAGAAATTCAACAGCGAGATTCCTCCTCGTCTATATGGCATTCCTTGCGATTCCGCTCGGAAACCTGTTTCACGTCGTTGTTGCAAGCACGGAAGTTGTGTATCTCGTGTTACTTGGTCAGGTCGGACTTCTGCATGGAGCGTATAATTTTGCGCTTCCAGTTCTTCTTGGAAATACGTTTGGTGGTGTTCTGCTCGTTACGCTTGTAAATTACTTTCAGACGCCATCGTACATTCAAGAGGATCCGAGCCGCCGGCTCACGCCGAAACAATGGCTTTTCACTTGGAATACTGGACGAGATAAAGAGGAACTCGAACAGATGGCTTCCGATTAA
- a CDS encoding DUF5786 family protein, which produces MGFGSYDESEQQQQDVGDEDDEDAAVNVHENEYEGDMTVETGGSTDDLLGQLQDIKENKEE; this is translated from the coding sequence ATGGGTTTTGGTAGCTACGACGAGTCCGAGCAACAGCAACAAGACGTGGGCGACGAGGATGACGAGGATGCTGCGGTAAACGTCCACGAAAACGAGTACGAAGGCGATATGACGGTCGAAACCGGTGGCTCGACCGACGACTTGCTTGGCCAGCTACAGGACATCAAAGAGAACAAAGAGGAGTAA
- a CDS encoding CBS domain-containing protein translates to MPVGDLGPDDVVTASPESTLGEITETLDSENVGAIVITEDESPVGIITDRDAALAIHQHDDVAGVSVEDVMSEDPATIQENEEAMEISRAIEEHNVRRFPIVDKNGSLTGIVTLDDLVATIGEQLDNVADTIEAQSPEYSP, encoded by the coding sequence ATGCCCGTTGGCGATCTCGGCCCGGATGACGTTGTAACGGCGAGTCCAGAGAGTACACTTGGAGAAATCACCGAGACACTCGACTCCGAAAATGTGGGGGCAATCGTGATAACTGAAGACGAGTCCCCCGTCGGCATCATCACCGACCGCGATGCTGCACTAGCGATCCACCAGCACGATGACGTCGCAGGCGTCTCAGTAGAAGACGTGATGTCGGAAGACCCAGCAACGATTCAAGAGAACGAGGAAGCGATGGAAATTTCGCGGGCGATCGAAGAACACAACGTTCGTCGCTTCCCGATCGTTGACAAAAATGGGAGTCTGACTGGAATCGTCACCCTCGACGATCTCGTCGCCACGATCGGCGAACAACTGGACAACGTCGCAGACACGATTGAAGCCCAGTCACCGGAGTATAGCCCATAG